The Oncorhynchus nerka isolate Pitt River linkage group LG12, Oner_Uvic_2.0, whole genome shotgun sequence genome contains the following window.
CTTTCTGACAGAGGACCCTTGAGAGACTGTAGAATACCGCCCAGGGTCCTCTAACTGCTAGAATGATGTAAAATCCATCTCCCTTCCGGGTGGCCATAGCTAAGAGGCACTCACTAGTTCACTCACTAGTCAATTGACTAGTTCCTTCACTATTGCCTTCATTGGTCAAAGAGCCCAGTGTCCTCATCAGGTTGTCCAGTCCCAACATGTATCCGTCCTCTCGGTTGCCCTCCTGCCAGGGTATGCAGTGGTCCAGAGTCTGTCCTTCAGGTAACCCTGTGGTCTTACCAAAGTCAATGAGCCAAACCTCAGCTCGCTCAGTGTGGTCGTGGATGAAGAGGAGGGAGCTCCCAATCACCTTGGAGAAAAAGACTAGTACTCATTACAATATAATCATTGATATTGTTCACTGGTATGCCTCACAAAAGCTCTTCGATGTGTTTAATatatacagttgtggccaaaagttgagaatgacacaaatattaatttctacaaactttgctgcttcagtgtctttagagatttgtcagatgttactatggaatacttaagtataattacaagcatttcacaagtgtcaaaggcttttattgacaattacataaagttgatgcaaagagtcaatatttgcagcgttgacccttctttttcaagacctctgcaatctgccctggcatgatgccaattaacttctgggcctgactgatggcagcccattcttgcataatcaatgcttggagtttgtcagaattggtggggttttgtttgtccacctgcctcttgaggattgaccacaagttctcaatgggattaaggtctggggagttctggccacggacccaaaatatcaatgttttgttccccgagccacttagttatcacttttgccttatggcaaggtgctccattatgctggaaaaggcattgttcaccaccaaactgttcctggatggttgggagaagttgctctcagaggatgtgttggtaccattcttaattcatggctgtgttcttaggcaaaattgtgagtgagtccactcccttggctgagaagctaccccacacatgaatggtctcaggatgctttactattggcatgacacaggactgatggtagcgctcaccttgtcttctccggacaaggttttttccggatgccccaaacaatcggaaaggggattcatcagagaaaatgacttttccccagtcctcagcagtccaatccctgtaccttttgcagaatatcagtctgtccctgatgtttttcctggagagaagtgtcttctttgctgcccttcttgacaccaggccatcctccaaaagtcttcgcctcactgtgtgtgcagatgcactcacacctgcctgctgccattcctgagcaagctctgtactggtggtgccccaatcccgctgctgaatcaactttaggagacggtcctggcgcttgctggactttcttgggtgccctgaagccttcttcacaacaattgaaccactctccttgaatttcatgatgatccgataaatggttgatttagggtgaaatcttactggcagcaatatccctgcctgtgaagccctttttgtgcaaagcaatggtgacggtacgtgtttccttgcaggtaaccatggttgacagaggaagaacaatgattcaatacaccaccctccttttgaagcttccattctgttattcaaactcaatcatgacagagtgatctccagcctcgtccttgtcaacactcacacctgtgttaactagagaatcactgacatgatgtcagctggtccttttgtgtcagggctgaaatgcagtggaaatgtttttgggggattcagttcatttgcatggcaaagagggactttgcaattcatctgatcactcttcataacattctggggTATATGCagattgccatcatacaaactgaggcagcagactttgaaaattaatatttgtgtcattctcaaaacttttggccacgactgtaaaaTGTGATGAACAAATTTCAATAGAAAACACGTGCTGATGAACTAAAGCTCCTCTATTCACCTCATGTCTCTTGAAGAATTCAGATGACTTCAGGGCTTGTTGAATTTTTGCTAGTTTGCTGAGGTATGAATTCTgtatgagagggagagaatagggGGCAATGTGATAATTCTGGCTGTAGAGTTGAGACTTTGGAGCCTCCCTTGATAAATCCATTAAATGAAGAGGTTATGTGTACAGGTAGCTCAATTCCATTTGCCATCTGTCGTTCCAACAGGATCTACTATAGTGCATATTGCCATGTGGGTTTCTCATCCTATCCAAATATTTACCAATGTGTGTATTACTTTTCATGTGATCTTACACGAGACAGGTAAACCAATTTGTTTGACTGTTCAAGTATGGCCTTTACATGAGACAAGGTATGTCTCCATTTGTCTATGAATCAGCAGAACATGCAAATGAATGCGGCTGTAACACCATAACAGGTAGGACTCGTTGCCGTCAACCTACTACGATGTTTGTATTGCCTCCGGAAAAGTCCCTGAAGACCTGTGTGACATCCGCCTTAGACCGGGTCTTCTTGAAATCCGTATGACATGTACCGTCAGCTTTCTGTGAGAAGGAACAGACAACATGACTCAATTGAATATGTAGTGAACTACAAATAAAAAAACTCATGAGCAACATTAACCATTAAAAATTGGTTAATGGGGACGGGGGGGGGCAAGAAAAACCTTTTCTGGTTTAAATGGGAAAGGATCTCTATGGTGGCGTTTTGAGTGAAAACTGACCAAATTCCTTCTTTTATGTTGACACACTGGTACTTGCCTTGATGCCCTCGATGCGGAaccccagggtgtgtgtggaGCTGAGGGTCTCTCTCCACTGCATGTAGCAGAGTTTGGTGACGGCCCTCTGGAGGTGCTCCTGTGGGCTGGGGGCCTCACTGTCCACCTCCAGCATCTTGTCATACAGATCCCTACGGAGCTTAGGCCGCTCCCGCGCTCGCACCAGCTCCTCCTCCAGATACGTCCTGAGAGGAAAAAAACAGAACGAGACACACCGAGTGGCGTATGACACGGTTTACAATCCTCACAGCTAAGTGACTTGTCATTGTCTTGTCGTCTATGATGAGTGGCGTTGGTGTGGTGGCACTACAGACAACGGCATGCAAAGTCTTACTTGGTGGACAAAAAGAGAAGCAAAGTCAATGTATGAAGGTCAGTTTCATTCTGCTAATGGAACTTCCTCTGTATAAAAGGAGGAAGTCAGGAGGAGACTCCAGGGTACACAGCCTGATTGTTAGTTTAACTGTGTGACAGGGTGTGTTAGCTGACAGTGAGAGAGCTTGGGCAATGAATTGGATTGTATGTTTGTCAGAAGGGAGTCTCCAGGGGAAACCTGTGCCTGCAACCCCCCGTGTGTGCGTTTGTACGTGGTTCTTTGTCTATGTACAGGAAACGTGAGGGCCTCTGTGTGACATGACACCCCCACCAACTGTGGCAGGAAATCCTCAcagaaacagttttttttttttaatcaagagAAAAATAAACAagtttacagtgtgtatgttctGCTATCAGGAGCACTGAAGTGTAAGATGGAAAATGCTCTCTGATACTGCTAAATTATATTACTCCAACCGTGACTCGTTTGCCATTTTCTCAACATTGCTTAATACCTCCTTTCACCCAACCCTCCTAAAGGGCCAGACATGTAGTATTCTGCACATTATTATGGAACAGACCTACTGCTGCTACCTTACCTCACTCCCATCTTGCAGTCCATAACACTGGGTTCATCAAAGTTGACCAGTAGATCAGTCATATGTAGGAAGggctccccatccctctccaccaccccattGTATCCTGGCACAAAGCCCTGGAGCACATCACCCTGCAATCTCTCAAAGCACAGCTTCTCATTCTCTGAGAACTTCTTCAGAATGGTGCCTTTGCCGCCAGCTTTGAAATTACCTGGAAAAGAGcagcacagacacactgacattcCACAGCAAACCACTCATGACTGACAGTTTATATTGAcattttaggggggggggggaataagaCATATGACTTAGCAACTTATtcacacccctagactttttccacatttttgtgttacagcctaaatttaaaaatgtattaaaatgagagtgacacaatctacaaacaataaccccgtaatgtcaaagtggaattatgtttttagaaatttgtacaaattcatttaaaatgaatgctgaaatgtctttagtcaataagtattcaacccctttgttatagcaaacctaaataaattcaggagtgaagatttgcttaacaagtcatattataagttgcatggactcactctgtgcacaataatagtgtttaacatgatttttgaaagactacctcatctctgtaccccacacacacatacggataattgtaaagtccctcagtcgagcagtggaCTTCAAAcagagaagggcacctattggtctTTTTTTGTATATAATAATTAATcattcatttagcagacgcttttatccaaagtgaatAACAATCATGCATACACGGGAATTGAACTCACAATCCTGGCGTCACAAGCTCCATGCTCTAtcaactgagccatacaggaccacaaaaatgcagacattgaatatttCTTTAAGCATGAAAAAGTGATGAATTACACCTTGTGTAATTACACCCAgcaatcactacaaagatacaggtgtccttcctaactcagttgccgtagAGGAAGGAAACCAGCATGGTCGGCAAAGCAGCAAGCCAAAGCCCTACTAGCCTACTCTAAACCAGCTAGCACTATAACCCACAGTCAAAAACGAAACCTTTGCCAGCAGAGGAAAAAGCAGAGAGCAGAGGCCTACTCAATGAAATTGACGACTGGGGCCCACACAATGGCAAAAGACTCGAGGCTGGGTTACCAGAGCCAAGGAAAGAGGCGCTTCAGGGGAGAGGCCGTAGCgaagtggtcaccaaccttttcggAGTCAAGACCACTTCTGCAGTCAAAAAGCATGCAGAGTTCTACCGCTTATAATATTTTCTAAACAGGACTTAAAATGTAACATTAACCTaataaaaacagttctgtaggaatgaggtttgtgcaCTAGGCCCAAACCTAAAGCATATTGGCTGTGGGCCTAGCTTGCCAATATTATTCTCAGACCAGATTATATTTCAAAACTTGAGATTTGATAACAATTAGATCTGTTGGTGTAGCACTTGCAAGGAACAGCTGAGCATAAATTGAAATTATTAGCTTTGTTCCTGGACTGATGGTACCTGCATCCAATGGTAATGGTGCTTTTATGACAACTGGGACCCGGGGGGGTCAAATCGTGACGTCAATGATCTTCAGGacggaaagtcggagctctagagtTTCCACCTTGGAATTCTGAGTTGAATGACCGTTCAAACTATTGTTCCCAGTCAGATCTCATTTTtgccagagttcccagttgtcttgatcagcagatggaaggagagagcagcagaggttCCGCCTCTCAccgtccctgctctctccttcctttcctccagtgaGACTGAGCAGAAAGAGGGGACACGGTCTTCCACCTGATGGCGAAATTCATCTGTCTCAAGCACAAATTCATGctgttcctatgaccagagaaagtccTCATTATTAAAAAAAAGACAACAAACTGCTAATAATAAGTCATATGCAGGGCTATCGATAGACTtggctactcattcattgcagcgGGAGAAGTAGGGAGAGGCCCGTTTTATAATAGTGTCGAATAAAAGCagacatgaactcactcatactCTTTGATGTGTTCTTTGAGTCTCTCTGGTCATGATTTTAAAACTTATGAAACCTCATGTAGGCTCGCATCAAACTTTGTGGCCGGGGAAGCTGTAGACAAAGTGATTTGAGCTATCCAAATTGGCCGGCGCAGTAGGCACACTCAATTTAACCACAGGTCTCCCGGACTGCCTGGTAGGCGGAGTTTGTCTTTTCAGAGAAAATAAATTGTTcaaaaatgggaacactttgcctgcgcagggcttctgaatcaagtgcaacTACCAACAACAGCGCAACCTGCACACAAAAAAAGGAGTGTAAGCCTTTATCGTCAGTGACCCCTGCCATAGAACTTACCGGCAAATAATCAGGGGGAGGCGGAAGCCATACCCGGCAGCGAGAGTCAGAGGGTAATCTGATAGGAGGCCAGGAGTGAACCAGCAGGCCGGCGATCAGAGGAAGAACCCTGGCAGGTGGAAGTCACAGCAGCGCAGTCCAGACTCAAAtccaatttatgcttgatccgaaAATATGGTTGGAGGCTTTGTATGGCGGGTGTGACAATTGCAAAGCCGCCAGAGGCACGCAAAGGCCAAATCAAGCGCCGTACCACATCGCTGTGTGCCTCTCACATTTTTCAACAATGTGGAGGACTCCGTATTGGCATGATTGGTTGATGGTGGGTGGGGacgggaggtcctgtataaaacACAAACTCGGTGTATTAGGTAGtcgttgtggaattgttagatattgctgcactgtcggaactagaggcacaagcatgtcgctacactcgcaataacatctgctaaccatgtgtatgtgaccaatataattgtattttatttgacaaCAGCTCTGTGAAGCGCAAAAAGTAAATTTGCGCTGACTTCTGCACCGTCTGTATCAGCAGTAAATGCTGTACAGCCACTGCACAGACCACAGATTGCAGAACCTTTTCAGAGGTAGACTAACAGCTAACAAGCTCTAATAAAGCAAGGTTGTAAAAGTCCAGCATGCAAGGCAAGTGGACAAAAACAGGCTGAAAAgtagacaaaaaaacagaacaatGAAGAACTAACAAATCGAAAGTAACAAGTCAACACTGTTAGGAGAAACATGTACCAGGGACAAGCGGCAGTCTAGCACGAAGACAGAAAATACTTAGGCCCTGAAATGTCATCACACAGTTACAGAGATTAAAGTTACAGagatttaatggctgtgataggagaaaactgaggatggatcaacattgtagttagtcCACAATTACTGACctaaaatgacagtgaaaagaagggaGCCTGTAAAGAATAAAAATATTCAGCAATAAGGCACTCAAGTAAAACTGCAACATAAAAAAGTGTAAAAGTAATGAACTTCAtgccctgaatacaaagtgttatgtttggggcaaatccaacacaacacatcactgagtaccactcatcATATTTTCAAGCACGGAGTTGGCTGCATAAAGTTATGGGTATGCTCGTTATCGGCAAGGACTACGGAGTTGTTTTAGGATAGAAAGAAACAAAAGAGAGCTAAGcacctagaggaaaacctggttcagtctgctttccaccagacaatttcacctttcagcaggacaataatctaaagcacaaggccaaatatacactggagttgcttacgaaGACCACattgaatgtccctgagtggTTTTATTTTCAagtcgatttaagtcaaaactatggTAAGActtaaatggctgtctagcaatgataaacaaccaacttgacagagcttgaagaatttgaaATAGAATCATGTGCAAATAATTGTACAatgcaggtgtgcaaagctcttagagatttacccagaaagacttacagctTTAATCACTACCAAAGCTGATTCTAACATGGATTAAGTCCGGGGTGGGAATACTTATgcatttcatttttaatacatttgcaaacatttctaaaaacatgttttcactttgtcattatgggatattgtatgTAGATGAGTGGAAACAATACATTGAATCCATTTTATGCTGTAACAACAAATGTGTAATAAGTGAAGGAGTATAAATATTttgtgaaggcactgtatttaagatactcttttaAGAGGTAGTACGTTTTTAGTTGTTGTCAGAAGATGGGCAGAGACTCTGCTGTCCTTGCTTCAGGTGGAAGCTCATTCCACCATTtgagtgccaggacagagaagagcttggactgggctgagcagaAGCGGACCTTCTGTAGGGTGGGAggaccaagagaccagaggtggcagaacggagtgctcgggttgggtgtagggtttgagtaGATCTAGGTAGAGGAGAAGTTCCCTTTGTTGCTCCGTAGGTAAGCACCTTGATTTTGTAAtggatgcgagcttcgactggaagccagtggggtGTGCGGAGGTACGGGGTGACATGGTAGAACATGGGATGGTTGAACATCAGGCAGGCTGCGGAgatctggataagttgcaggggttttatggcacaagcagggagcccagccaacagcgagttgcagcagTCCAGATGGGAGTTGACAAGTGCCTGAATTAGGACCTGAGCCATTTCCTGTGTGAAGTactagggtcgtactctacggatgttgtagagtatgaacctgcaggagtgagttactgctttgatgtttgcaaaGAACgatagggtgttgtccaggatcacgccaaggttctttgcattCTGGGAGGAAGACACCATAGAGTTagtcaaccgtgatggagaggtcttggagcgggcaggccttcttgttgagcttgaggtggtgggccaatATCCAAGCTGAGATGTCTGCCTGGCATGCAGAGATGCctgtcgccacctgggtgtcaaaagggggaaGTAGAAAAGTAATTGAGTGTCATccgtgataggagagaccatgtgaggatgagacggagccaagtgacttggtgtatagagagaagagggcatAGGAcggagccctgggggacaccagtagtgagaggaCATGGTGCAGagatcctctccacgtcacctggtaggagtggCCAGCCAGGTAGGATGCAAACCAAGAGTGTGGAGatcctgagagggtggagagggggatctGACGGTTTATAGTGTTGAAGGCAACGGacagatctaggaggatgaggagagagtcagctttggtaGCTTTGGTAGTGCCtccgtgacagagaggagagtggtCTCGGCtgagtgacccgtcttgaagcTGGTTAGGGTCAAAAAGATTGTTTCAGATGGAATTTGCAGTTGTGTGTGACTAATAGCATACAGTAGTCTATCTCGTGTGCTTTATTTTGTGTGGAATGTGCACAGTATGTATCATTAGTGATTGGTTCGTGGTACGCTGCTCTGATCGGTGAGGGGTCATGACCATGATGACTGTGCTTTACCTTTGTGTCCAGCTAGTTGAACCCAGGACAGGTTTCTTCTCTGGGAGCCAACAAAAGGCCAGTTGACGACAATATTCTTTAGCGTCCACCAGGGAATGCTCTGAGGAAAGAAGACCAAGCACAGTAACAGTCAGCTTTACCTCGTTGGAGTATCTGGTTCATTATCAACCAGGCAGAGTCACTGTCCTCCTCAAGCCAGCGCTCACCAGTCGGGTGGACGTCAATTAAGTTGTATAACGATAATGATCATGATTTGACTCAAATACGACGGACAGCTGTCATAATCACTTGGCCACTGTGACTTTGGTTATTTGCTTCAATGTATCTAAGTCACTAACCGTAGCTTCATATCCTTATCGCGGCTCAACTCaaattctaaccctagcttcatggcCCCATTCttgctcaaccctaaaccttaatCCTTCACGTGATGCATTGTTGCCTCTCCCTTTCTGCctgtttgtgctgttgtctgtgtccaaaaatgtttgtaccatgtttgtgCAGCTAccgtgttgtcatgttgtgctgctgccatgctgtgttgtctttgGTCTcgcttttatgtagtgttgtctcttgttgtaatgtgtgtgtgtgttttatcccacatttttattttgaatccccagcccccgtccccgcaggaggccttttggtaggccatcattgtaaataagaatttgttcttaaccgacttgcctagttaaataaataaaaacctagCCATTACCCCCTAACCCATTACTTGAAACACTAACCTTGGCCTCATCTGCAAACATATTAGTTTCTTTGCTATATATTGTCATTTCTGTGGAACTTACACATTTCACTACCAGCTGTTGTGTATGGTCACACCTGACTGGCTTTCTGTTTCCATGTGATTTGCATTAAGACAGTCATGGAGATCTTGTTCAACGAGATGTGGATGATTCAGGCAGAGACGTGACAACTTTGGTTCTCTATCTGTGATGAGACGTTGAGTGAGTCACACAGCATGTTCACAGCAGAACTGCTACACAGTCTTAGCACTGGCTTGATGACACAGAGGTGAGACATTCTTTTATTACACTCTAAAAGGAAACATTTCCACACCAATCCGGTTTAAGACCTGGACATGGCACCATTTCAGCTGATGTGTTAAATTGCTTCAATTATAAAAATCATTATGCTGCCTTCTTTATAGACCGAACACTGTTGACCATCCCATTCTCATACCAAAAGGTTGAATGACATAGGCCTGGATCAGGCTTCTTGCGTGTGGTTTGAGAATTATCTGTCAGACAAGACACAGTGTGTGATTTCTAAATGGTGTTCAGTCTAGTTTTCGAGATACGTGTCTGCATACAGCTGAACATTATAAAAACATGTATCTATGGCATTGCCCAAACTGAcaaccaggctgtgtaagagctacaATCTGGCCTGGTTGCCTTACAGAATGCTCCGGTAGGTTTAAAACGTATACTTAATGCGGGCAAGATTAAATATATGTTGTTCTCTTATTCTCGTAAAATTTGGGGGGCTGGACTACATATTTTTGGGGGCTGGACTACATATTTATGGGGGCTGGACTACATATTTATTCATTCGATGGTTCTCCCGTTGATCGGGTCACCACCTATAAATATCTGGGCATTTGGATTGACAAAGAtttcatgtttaaaaaaaatctatatgcTAGTTAAAAATATTTAAAGTGGGCTTATTTTTCAGAAATAGATATTGCCTCTCCCTAAGTAGCAGGAAGCAGATTGTTTACAAAGCTCGACTACACAAGCTTCCAACTTACCCAACTGTGCTACTAAAGTACAAAAGAATGAGATACCAAACCCATTCGCAGGGATGGTTAACTCAAGGTCCCTCTGGTCTCGACCAATTTAGGTAAATCCTCCTCTAGTTTCAGGGATCCCctgaataaataaaaataaaaccatatatttttttaaagtactgagatacagtgcattcggaaagtgttcagatgccttgactttttcacattacagccttattctaaacagGATTAAATAATCCCCCCCCCCAatttacacaaaataccccataatgacaaagcaaaaacgagtttagaaatgtttgcaaatatattaaaaatgTATTCTTATCTACATAAGAATacataccctttgctatgagactccaaattgagctcagatgcatcccgtttccattgatcatccttgagaggttTCTATAACTGAAATTGGAGTccccctgtggtaaattaaattgattggacatgatttggaaaggcacacacctgtctatataaaggtcccatagttgacagtgcatgtcagagcaaaaacccagccatgaggtcaaaggaattgtccgtagagacaggattgtgtcgaggcacagatctggggaagggtatcaaaaaatgtctgcacCATCGAAgatccaagaacacagtggcctcaatcattcttaaatggaagaagtttggaagcaccaagaatattcctagagctgaccaggaagatgaccaagaacccaatagtcacttggacagagctccagagttcctctgtggagatgggagaaccttccaaaaggacaaacatctctgtagcactccaccaaacaggcctttatgatatagtggccagacggaagccactcctcagtagaaggcacatgacagcccacttggagtttgacaaaaggcacctaaagactgaccgtaagaagaaaaaaaatattgagTCTGatgaaactctttggcctgaatgccaagcgtcacatctggaggaaacctggcaccatccctacggtgaagcatggtggttgcagcatcatgctgtgaggatgttttttcagcggcagggactgggagactagtcaggatcgagggaaagatgaacggagcaaagtacagcgagatccttgatgaaaacctactccagagcgctcaggacctcagactggggtgaaggttcaccttccaataggacaacaaccctaagcacacagccaagacaatgcaggagtggcttcgggacaagtctctgaatgtcctgagtggcccagcctgagcccggacttgaaccctctGGAGggttctggagagacctgaaaatagctgagcagcaacgctccccatccaaactgacagagcttgagaggatctgcagagaagggtgggagaaaatccccaaatacaggtgtgctaagcttgtagcatcatacccaagaagactcaaggctgtacttgttgcttcaacaaagtactgaataaagggtctgaatacttatggaaatatgatatttccgtttttttattTAGAAAATCTAAACTTTATTCTTTGTCATCATGcggtattgggtgtagattgagAGGGGaaacaacaatttaatcaattttagagtaaggctgcacaataacaaaacgtggaaaaagtcaaggggtctgaatactttccaaatgcactgtaagtcCAGTGACACTGACAATTTAGGGTAAGCAATGAAACAGAGGTCGGAGGTCACAATGCAGTATGCTGAGATTGCA
Protein-coding sequences here:
- the LOC115138359 gene encoding inositol-trisphosphate 3-kinase A-like isoform X1; amino-acid sequence: MPKEREKRRKTSKEAGLSGAGIGEGFCKERRTSCKASENCDELCQMTEVRLPEVNAVLAQSSMMEVRGVPQVTITPDGGCSQEMEQEDWADVDGPLRRNMSNSSISSTGSSIESEDDILSDNEKKSKGNITLEHLCEHTGESIPWWTLKNIVVNWPFVGSQRRNLSWVQLAGHKGNFKAGGKGTILKKFSENEKLCFERLQGDVLQGFVPGYNGVVERDGEPFLHMTDLLVNFDEPSVMDCKMGVRTYLEEELVRARERPKLRRDLYDKMLEVDSEAPSPQEHLQRAVTKLCYMQWRETLSSTHTLGFRIEGIKKADGTCHTDFKKTRSKADVTQVFRDFSGGNTNIVNSYLSKLAKIQQALKSSEFFKRHEVIGSSLLFIHDHTERAEVWLIDFGKTTGLPEGQTLDHCIPWQEGNREDGYMLGLDNLMRTLGSLTNEGNSEGTSQLTSE
- the LOC115138359 gene encoding inositol-trisphosphate 3-kinase A-like isoform X2 — its product is MPKEREKRRKTSKEAGLSGAGIGEGFCKERRTSCKASENCDELCQMTEVRLPEVNAVLAQSSMMEVRGVPQVTITPDGGCSQEMEQEDWADVDGPLRRNMSNSSISSTGSSIESEDDILSDNEKKSKGNITLEHLCEHTGESIPWWTLKNIVVNWPFVGSQRRNLSWVQLAGHKGNFKAGGKGTILKKFSENEKLCFERLQGDVLQGFVPGYNGVVERDGEPFLHMTDLLVNFDEPSVMDCKMGVRTYLEEELVRARERPKLRRDLYDKMLEVDSEAPSPQEHLQRAVTKLCYMQWRETLSSTHTLGFRIEGIKKADGTCHTDFKKTRSKADVTQVFRDFSGGNTNIVNSYLSKLAKIQQALKSSEFFKRHESFSPR